The Dehalobacter sp. DCM sequence ATGGACAAGTTTATCCCGGAAAAATTACTCGGGATGATCCAGAAATATAAATTATCTACTTTTTGTGCCCCTCCGACCATCTACCGTTTTCTGCTGGAAAACCAGCCGGAACAATATGATCTTTCTTCCTTAGTTCATGCGTCCACCGCAGGTGAGCCGCTAAATCCGGATGTATTCAACCGCTTTAAAGCAATCACCGGACTGGATATTCTAAACGGCTTTGGTCAATCGGAGACCACCGTTCTGGTTGCCAACTTCGAATGGCTAGATGTCTACCCGGGATCCATGGGCAAACCGAATCCCGCCTATAAGATCGATTTGGTTGATGAGAACGGCAAATCCTGTCCACCCGGCGTTGAAGGGGAAATAGTTATCCGGGAGGCGGATTCCAATAAACCAGCCGGTTTGTTTACCGGGTATTACCGTGATGAGGTTTCCATGAACAAAGTATGGTATGACGACACCTATCATACCGGGGATATGGCCTATTGGGATGAGCATGGCTTCTTGTGGTTTGTCGGACGAAATGACGATGTCATCAAAGCGTCCGGATACAGAATCAGTCCGTTTGAAGTGGAAAGTGCCCTGATCGAGCATCCGGCGGTTGTCGAATGTGCGGTTACGGGTGCACCGGATGCCGTCAGAGGGACAGTCGTTAAAGCAACGGTTGTCCTGGCTAAAGGGTATGCCCCCTCGGAGGAACTCCGGAAAGAAATTCAGGATTATGTCAAAAAGGTCACGGCTCCCTATAAATATCCCCGCATCCTTGAATTTGTCGAGGAACTGCCGAAGACCATAGGAGGTAAAATCAAACGCGCCCAAATTCGGCGCGAAGACAGCGATAAATTCAAAGACGTCGATCGTTTCGACAATGTGACGGCGGTTAAGAAAGCCAATATCTATTTCGAGGGAAGAGTAACCAGCCGAACGCTTCTATTCTCGAATGGCCAACAGAAGACTCTCGGCATCATGCTGCCCGGAGAATATGAATTCAATACGACGAAAAAAGAACTGATGGAAATCATGACCGGAAACATGACGGTTTGGCTGCCGGACAGCACGGAATGGCGCACGGTTAAAGGCGGAGAGTCCTTTAAAGTTCCGGGAAATTCTAAATTCAAAGTTGCGGTAACTGAAATATCCGATTACTGCTGTTCGCATTTAGATGACTGATCATTCAATGAGCCGCTCGCCGCGCACACCGCAGGTTACTGTCCTGCTGCGGTAAAATGAGAGCGGCTGGGGAAAGGACCGATATATGACTCCGAGAGAAGAGCATTATTCAATGCCGGCGGAATGGGAAAAACATGAACGGACATTTATTTCCTGGCCTGTACGCGATTCCATGTGTTATCCTCAGGAATACGATGCCGTGTGCCGCGGGTATGAAGAGATTATCAGGGCAATTGCCGAATTTGAACCGGTCACGGTCATCACCAATGAAGACGACTATGATTGTTTATCCCGCTTGTTTAACGACGAGAACATCCAACTGCTTTTGATCGAACATGATGATGCCTGGCTAAGGGATAACGGACCGACTTTTTTACGCGGTAATCAGGGCACCCGAGCCGGGATCAATTGGCAATTCAATGCCTGGGGAGAAAAATATTCTCCTTGGAACCGCGATAATAACGTTGCTCCGAAAATCCTCCAGGCCTTCAATATCAGACAGATTGATGCGCCGCTGGTTATGGAAGGTGGTTCCTTGCATGTTGACGGGGAAGGCACCTTGCTTACGACGGAGGAATGCTTACTTAACCCCAATCGCAATCCGGAATACACACGGGAGGATATTGAGAAAGCACTCAAAGAGTATTTAAACATCCAAAAAATAATCTGGCTGGAAAACGGGCTCTGTGGCGACGAGACTGACGGGCATGTCGACAATATCGCTTGTTTTGCAGCACCGGGTAAAATATTGCTTCAGGTATGCGATGATCCTGAGGATGAGAATTATGTGATTACCCGAAAATGTTTAGAGGTATTGACTGGAGAAAGTGACGCCAAGGGCAGAAAGATCACCGTCATCCCGATAAAACAGCCACCGAAAATGGCGTATAACGGCAAACGCCTGACCTTAAGCTATTTGAATTTCTATATGGTGAACGACGGTATCATCCTGCCTGTTTTTGGCGGGTCTGCTTCACAGACAGATGAACTTGCCATTCGCGTATTGCAGGAAACATTCCCGAATAGAAAGATCCGTACGGTAAATGGTATGGGTATCGTGCGTGAAGGTGGTAATGTCCATTGCACGACGCAGCAAATGCCTGCGGCGCAAACCGCCGGTAAGGAAGGGTTGTAGAATGAGAAAAGTTATTGTTGCGGCAACGCAAATGAGCTGTTCCTGTCAAAGAGAAGAAAATATAGCGAAAGCGGAGACTCTGGTAAGACGTGCCGCAGCCGAAGGAGCAAAGATCATCTTGCTCCAGGAGCTGTTTGAGACGCCCTATTTTTGCCAAAAAGAAAAATCGGATTACTATCGCTATGCGGACGATCTGGAACAAAACCTGGCAGTTAAACACTTTCGGGAAATAGCCAAAGAACTGCAGGTTGTGCTGCCGATTAGTTTTTACGAAAAGAAGAATTATGCCCGGTACAATTCCATCGCGATGATCGATGCGGACGGAGAAATCCTCGGGACCTATCGGAAAAGTCATATCCCCGACGGTCCGGGTTATGAAGAGAAATTCTATTTTAACCCAGGGGATACAGGCTTTAAAGTCTGGCAGACCCGTTATGCCAAAATTGGCGTCGGGGTGTGCTGGGACCAGTGGTATCCGGAAGCAGCACGCTGCATGACGTTGATGGGGGCAGAGATTCTGCTCTATCCCACTGCCATTGGTTCGGAACCGGAGGACGGAAGCATCGACTCCAAAGATCACTGGCAAACCTGTATGCTGGGTCATGCTGCCGCCAATTTAATACCGGTTATTGCTTCCAATCGGATTGGTGTAGAAGAAGACGAGGATTCTAAAATTACCTTTTATGGATCATCATTTATA is a genomic window containing:
- a CDS encoding agmatine deiminase family protein encodes the protein MTPREEHYSMPAEWEKHERTFISWPVRDSMCYPQEYDAVCRGYEEIIRAIAEFEPVTVITNEDDYDCLSRLFNDENIQLLLIEHDDAWLRDNGPTFLRGNQGTRAGINWQFNAWGEKYSPWNRDNNVAPKILQAFNIRQIDAPLVMEGGSLHVDGEGTLLTTEECLLNPNRNPEYTREDIEKALKEYLNIQKIIWLENGLCGDETDGHVDNIACFAAPGKILLQVCDDPEDENYVITRKCLEVLTGESDAKGRKITVIPIKQPPKMAYNGKRLTLSYLNFYMVNDGIILPVFGGSASQTDELAIRVLQETFPNRKIRTVNGMGIVREGGNVHCTTQQMPAAQTAGKEGL
- the aguB gene encoding N-carbamoylputrescine amidase; its protein translation is MRKVIVAATQMSCSCQREENIAKAETLVRRAAAEGAKIILLQELFETPYFCQKEKSDYYRYADDLEQNLAVKHFREIAKELQVVLPISFYEKKNYARYNSIAMIDADGEILGTYRKSHIPDGPGYEEKFYFNPGDTGFKVWQTRYAKIGVGVCWDQWYPEAARCMTLMGAEILLYPTAIGSEPEDGSIDSKDHWQTCMLGHAAANLIPVIASNRIGVEEDEDSKITFYGSSFIADATGKKVAEAGRTDETVLTAEFDLDKIETQRLEWGIFRDRRPDLYGVITSYDGETTWYKK